A single region of the Kwoniella botswanensis chromosome 1, complete sequence genome encodes:
- a CDS encoding mannose-1-phosphate guanyltransferase has product MSGYDVSYFEHSLGPTCRDGERITDAFGCWVDSLHQIEALVKAGVKDIVLAVNYRPEVMVSVLKKTEEEFGINIHFSVETEPLGTAGPLALAREILGKDDTPFFVLNSDVTCIYPFEAFRDFHIAHKCEGSIMVTKVAEPSAYGVVVTKPGSTVIDRFVEKPVEFVGNRINAGIYIFNPSVLDRIQLQPTSIEKEVFPAIAADQQLHSFDLPGFWMDVGQPKDYLSGTCLYLSHLTSTHSPLLTDPKQNKWVYGGNVLVDPSAEIDPTAVIGPNVVIGPDAKIGPGVRLQRCVILSNATVRDHAWIANSIIGWNSNVGRWTRVENITVLGDDVTIKDELYVNGASVLPHKSISSSITEPRIVMCKFQRFNFLINRDLSRTLD; this is encoded by the exons ATGTCAGGCTATGATGTGAGCTACTTTGAACATTCCTTAGGTCCAACTTGTCGCGATGGAGAAAGGATTACTGACGCGTTTGGGTGCTGGGTTGATAGTTTACATCAAATCGAAGCTCTTGTCAAG GCCGGCGTGAAAGATATCGTACTCGCAGTTAATTATCGACCCGAAGTGATGGTCTCGGTGCTCAAgaagactgaagaagaattcgGTATCAACATTCATTTCTCGGTCGAAACTGAACCTTTAGGTACTG CTGGTCCTCTTGCTCTCGCTCGAGAAATCCTCGGTAAAGATGATACACCTTTCTTCGTCTTGAACTCGGATGTTACTTGTATCTATCCATTTGAGGCCTTCAG AGACTTCCACATCGCCCATAAATGTGAAGGTTCAATCATGGTCACCAAAGTTGCTGAACCCTCAGCGTACGGTGTGGTAGTCACCAAACCTGGATCAACAGTCATCGACCGATTCGTTGAGAAACCAGTCGAGTTCGTTGGAAACAGAATTAACGCCGGTATCTATATTTTCAACCCAAGTGTCTTGGATAGGATTCAA CTTCAACCCACATCTATCGAAAAAGAGGTCTTCCCTGCTATTGCTGCCGATCAGCAATTGCATTCCTTCGACCTTCCCGGTTTCTGGATGGATGTCGGTCAACCAAAAGATTACTTGTCTG GAACATGTCTTTACCTCTCGCACCTCACTTCCACTCATTCGCCTCTCCTCACTGACCCTAAGCAAAACAAATGGGTATACGGAGGTAACGTCTTGGTTGATCCT TCCGCCGAAATTGATCCTACTGCTGTTATTGGACCCAATGTCGTCATTGGTCCAGATGCCAAGATTGGTCCAGGTGTGAGGTTACAACGATGTGTCATCCTCTCAAATGCTACCGTGAGGGATCACGCTTGGATCGCAAACTCCATCATCGGTTGGAACTCTAATGTAGGACGATGG ACCCGAGTCGAAAACATCACTGTGCTCGGTGATGACGTTACTATCAAAGATGAACTTTACGTTAACGGTGCTTCTGTCTTACCCCACAAGAGT atctcatcatcgatcacaGAACCTCGTATTGTCATGTGTAAGTTTCAACGtttcaacttcctcatcaatcgGGACTTATCCAGAACACTCGACTGA